AGGATCCTGGGGTAAGTCTGTACCTCTAGATATttcaaagttctccaaccttctcccatgCGCTTTCCGAGCTCGCCCGAAATCTCCATCAGTGGTAcccccccgagatcatatgaatcattcctctcgtagggtggttgACCTCATTCACtcccctcctcggttcgacgGGCTCCCGAGGCATATCCTGACCTCGACCTTCCCTCCTCTGCTCTCCAACCATCTGATTTATCCACGGAGGGCCTCGACCTCACCTAGGGGAAGGGCGAGATCTCAGCTCACTCCCGAATGAAGACTCTTCTTGCCTACCCAGCGGCGGAAACCTAGCACTACTCTCCATTCTCTGCGACTTCTCCCCCCTCTCCCCTGATTCTCTCACCTCCATCACTTTATCCGGACTCCTATTCAGAGGAACATGTGAGGAAAATTGCCCTCTACCTCTAGTTCTGTCCTCCTCCCTTTCACCtgcacccctcttccttcctcctctctccgctccctcaactcttCCTCCCCCTGGCCGCTGCTCCGTCCTGTTGTACCACTGGGCGTCCTTTAGATGCACATACTTCCCCGCCCGAGCCAACAAATCATCATAGCTCGACGGAGGTTTCTTGACCAAAGACTTGAAAAATTCTCCTCCCCTCAGCCCTTGGGTAAaagcacttatcatgatgtcaggagtagccgctggtatttccagcgctgcgctattgaaacgctggacaaattctcgcaaagtttcagACTCTTGTTGTTTCATCACAAATAGGCTCGAATAATTTTTTCGGTGCCGCTTGCTGCTAGCAAATCAGTGCAAGAAAGCTGTagaaaaatcctcgaaagactgtatggagttgggctgcagggtattaaaccattgctgggctgacctcaccaacgtgcccagaaacatcctgcacctgactccatcCGAATACTGATGCAAAaaagccgcattctcaaatctccccaagtttTCTTCGGGTATGTCTGTCATACTCTCCCACGTTTGACTGTCGGAAATTTGGAAGAAGCCCTTCTTTCAAGATGGCTAGTGAAAAAAGGACTCCCTCTCTTGGGTACCGGCGCTCTGCTCCCCAACTGCTGCTTCAACATCCGTATTTCCTTTCACATCTCTCCCATATCCATATTCTCTTCGCTTGAGAGGGGCTGTGTCTCTTCAATCCTGCTCTGCTGGCCCTCAGCATTTTCCTCTCGCTCCTGGAGAGTGGCCTGCTCCTCAGCGAACATAGATTCTTGGTTCCTCTTCATGGCCTCGTCCACTGTCCGGGTAATAAATTGACTCAATTGTTTCAGGGTCAAGTttcccacattctcattgggacaGGGTTGCTCGGTCCTAGTCCCGTGATGAGGTTGTTCAGTTCTTGTCTCCTGACGGGGTTGTTCCTGCCTCGTCTCGAGACGCGGCTATTCATGCCTCGCCTCAGCATGAGATTGTTCAGGTCCCTatctgaggacgcgatgatgctgagtTAACTCTTCTGCTCCCTCTCCTCCCTACCATCTCCACGTCTCAACACAAatgttcccacagacggcgccaagtgatactcacgggaaattttgGGTCCGATTctagcaagtgtcactagtccagacgcatgtttcaaatttgtcccgagcctgaaatcacgaataagactgttagaagggggccaggagggtgtcctagcgtagcccctccgacgctcaagtcagaggcTGAGGATATAAGTGGAGAGCAGCTAAGGATGTTGctgaaaaacaatatagtgaatgaattaaCTAAACACTCAAACCTGATTTTAATGGgtctgtcttccatttgggctagggatgggccaagggtaGTGGGCTCATCCACGAGGTATCACTCTAGTTAGCATCTTGGCTTCATGGGTCTGAGATTTTTGTAGAGGCTCTAATGAACTTCCCCATCTACTTACAAATGTTATCCATTGTCTTGATTTGTTTCATGTTAATACATGACAAGGATAATTTTCAACAACTGGTAAAAGTGAGTGGTGATCTTTATTCAGGAGTCCATTTACGAATTGCGACCCTTTTGTTTGTGCTCAAAATAAGCTCATGGGATTGAATTGAACGAAAATTCTGAGAACTGATGTATCTGGTTTGGCACATAGAATACCATGATTGATTACATAGGGAAGTATTTGTTCTATCTTGGGAGTTTTGCCTGAGCTTTCTACTTGTCAATTTATCTTCAAATCCTGTTTATGTAATGATTTCCATTGATCCGACCCTTTTTCATGATTACCAGATGCCTCACTTGAGAGTTGAGACCTGCCGAGTACAAGAGATCTAGATTATCCAGAATCTGAAGGTTGTCAGCCGTGCTTTCGGTGGAGAACTATTGGCTGGTGGTGCTGTGAGGGAAAGGCAGGCTTTTGTTTTTCCAGTCTTTGACCCTTCCATGCATTTAAATGACAGCGGTCCGTGCAAACGATTGTTGTTGTGGTTTTATGGTTTATCAGGATCATTAGAGCTTTCTTGGTGTGGGTGAAAGATTGTGAAGAAAGTTTTGAAGATACAGGAATGCGAAGGAAAAGCTTTCATCCAAGACCTGAAGTTTCCACTTGGGCCTGAGATCATTTTTGGACACTCTTTTAGCCAAGGAGTTTGTTTTTTGGGGCTTTATCTTCATTTTTTTTGAAAGGCATGTCAAAAATAAGTGTTCTTTGGAGATGGGGCCAAAAAATTCACATACGAGATTTCCGAGCGGATCATTCATTTTAAAGAGAAACCCCTATTGACAGACTACTGAATTAACATTTATCTTTTTTTAAGTAAGTTAATTTTTAGGTTAAATATTTATATGGACGTAATTTTTAACTTtgtcaaaattatttttgtgATCCTACACGATTCAGATTTTAGTTGTTTTGCATCACTACAAGGTATCAGTACCAAAAAATGTAGAAAACTAAAAAGAAATGGTAAATTTAGAAACAAATGAAAGAACCATGCAATGTACTATTACTAGCTACCACGGGTCAACCGTTACAATTGTCTGTAGAATAGTTAGCAGACAATTCACTAGGACAAGGAGAAGAATCCCACAGCAAATTAGACCTCCATGCATCACCTAAACTCGATGGAAAACTAAAACCAAATCCCATATTCACATCAAATTGTTCCACATGATTTTGCACCAACTCTTCACGTTGGCCAAGATTTCCTTGTGCATCCTCGGCAAACACAGCTGAGATGTGGTGGCATTGCTCACTCAACGTGCTAAAATCTGTTATATCTGAGCCCGTATCAAAATATTCAAGCATGGATCTCGAGATATTCTCCAGCAGCAAGGAATTTGAAGTGTCATTAATGGTACATTGTGAGACTGGATCAGATGTATATCCatgaaaaattgatatttgatttggtTTGTCTTCCATTTGATCATAAACTAGTTTGCATGGTTGAGGAAGAGAGAAACTAGCAGCGGATAACTGTTGAACGTCACTGCCGGAGAAACTGAATCCAACGGGTGGATATTTTGTTTGATCTGAACATGTCACATTGCTGGAACTGAACTCAATCTTGTTTACAAGAACAGGGTTTGTATCCGATGCTGGAGACTCCCAAGAATTAGAGATAGCCCTTTGTGTATTCGAGTTAGCTTTCTTGAAAATCCGACATATCGCCCATGCTTCCTGAAAAAACTAACAAACATATACGTACATcacaatttttttcattattgtCGTAAGAAAAAGATGAACAGCGGGTACAAAGTTTAAGGTTCTTACATTTGCGGGAATTTGTAATTTGTCCAAATATCTTGTGGATAAAGCTGAGTCTGAGACAGAAGGTAACCGAAACTCATGCATCATCCAATCAGTTTTGATCCCTTTAGTCGCTCTGCCTTTGTAGAAGACAAGGGATTTTTTCAAGCCGATGCATTTCGATCCTTCGGAGGAGTAGATTGGCCTGTCTGTGCCCGTGGCTTTCCAAAATCCAGCGCCGGTAACACGGTTAGGACGTGTACTGTTCCTGTATTTTCTGTCCCTGGGACAGTAGAAGTACCATTCTTTTTCTCCGGTCGCCGCCAactctatatatacacaatattcTTACACAAATCAAATCTAACATCGAAGGTCCACGTAGCACATGGGTGAAGAGATATCAAGAATGTGGTCATGTATTTCTTGAACTTACTTGGAAGATCCCATGGATCAAACTTATAGATATCGAGTTGCTTTATAAGCTCGATGGAGAGCGGTTTCTGTTGGATCTTCTTTTTCAGATAAAACCCTACAAGTTCTTCATCAGTTGGATGAAATCTGAACCCTGGCAGCAAAATATCATCCACTTCGCCGTTTCTCTCCTCCATGTTATTCAAAATATATGTAGATTCTGAAGCAAATTTTCAGGACAAGAACTTTAAAAAATCTTGTGCATATATGATGTACACTTTTAAGTTTAAACCTAATACTAAATGCGAGAGTATTATGCAGTATATGAAGCCCTGGCTTGCATCCCAAGAACCGAAGGATCAGCCGCCATTTCTGGTAGAGTTTAAGGAGCTTGTTTCTCTAAAATTGCTTGTACTAATATATAAGCTTAAAAAAACTGATTAAATCCATTAAGAACAACTATCAAGAAAATCACAAGtcaagaaaatatatttatttcagtTTGATGGGATTCTTGATAAATTGACTCTTATTTAGAAAGTTTATATATGGTTGGGGATTTGACTGGAAAAACTCCTAATCTATGTATATGAGTCGGGCGAAAACCAATCGAGCAACTCCGAAATCCGACTCGTCTTCCTTTCATCCCAAATTGTGTTCAAGATTGAAGTCCAAATCTCAGAATCCAAAggaatttaaaaataaccagCCCTTGTTAGAATGCAATAATGATttccatatgtcaaagtttgagttttattaaatatattttaaagtcAAGACAAAGCAAGCTTCTAATTAACATATGTTTCGatttaatatttcaaattttgtgTGAAAATGTGGACCAAAGCCAACTCCCAATGCAAAAGCTCAAAACtatattcaaataattattaaatcagTAAATTCCCATAATTaagaatatatataattaatatttggTGGAATCAGTCTAAGGATCCACAAATGCCTCTTCTATTCCATTCCCAGGCTTCTATTCCACTGACTTGTCAGATTTAAACAATATGtttatttgaattaaaataaTTGACGAAAGATATATTTGTACATAGGGTTGGCCAGAAATAACTTATGAAGGGAATAATTAAAATCACTAAGCTATTCAAATACTAATGTATTTTGGTTTCTGTTTTAATAATGTAATTTGTCGATACTTGTTTTCATATAATGATTTGGATTTAGTTTTGTTTTTTAGCCTAAAACCACAAAAGTCACATAATATTGTTTATTTAACATTGATGCTCTCATGCGTAGCGATAATAAAtactagttactctgcacacgcgatgcgtgtgtgtacaatttttttatcattatcgatggaataaagtgaaatttgataatGTAATTTGTCGATACTTGTTTTCATATAATGATTTGGATTTAGTTTTGTTTTTTAGCCTAAAACCACAAAAGTCACATAATATTGTTTATTTAACATTGATGCTCTCATGCGTAGCGATAATAAAtactagttactctgcacacgcgatgcgtgtgtgtacaatttttttatcattatcgatggaataaagtgaaatttgacaaattatggaggaactaaattgatatttgaattgttgaaataaaaaaaataaaaataaaagtatgtgttgaaacaaaaaacaaaaaacaaaaaacaaaagtgtaatattagtatcatataagggtaaaataggaagaaaaagttggtgtcctctataggtagttattatcatatcctcacacttaataatatagtatagaagTATCGATAGTATAGATATATTatacacattaaaataaatttaaacaaaaacaaaaggaaaaataaaacaaaatgacactcaatatttcaaaatgagagaaagatattgttgttttcttttaattttatttatatagagtttaatgtatataatatatgttttattctcCATGTATGAGTCATGTAAGAGAGCATCAATATCAAATAAGCAGTGTTTGGTTGATTTAGTGGTTTCAGATGAAAAGACTAGTCATTTAAATATAAGTTATTGGATGAAAATCACATATTTGACAAGTTACAATGTTAAAACTAAATACAGATCAAGTTACAtaactaaaattataattttttgttttcattATTAGTCTTTAGTGTAATCTTATTTTAACTTAGCTAGCTTGTTTTGATAGGAATGTGAATTTCTTTTTGTCGTTCAAAATTATTAGCTTCCTAGCGATACTATCACTTGAATAAAGTAGCATAAATATCTcttgtttgaaaaaaaaaaaaaaaaaaaagaagcatgGATTTGATATatgtaaaaacaaaaaaatctcCCATCTCATTCCAGTgttttaataaaaatgaataGTAGTCTAGCTATTTATCGTTAAGATTGTCTCAcgatctttattcgtgagataTGTCAGTCTTACTATTTTTAtagtaaaaagtaatattttttgcaTAAAGAATAATATTGTTTCATTGATGacttaaatataataattttttccataaaattgactcgtgagatcgtctcactggagttttatgttaattttatttattcactTATTTAAGTGTCATATATatgtaattatttatatataaaatattgacTTTTAAAGTTGACTCCTTAAAGCACTTGTATGGTAAAATGTTCCCAGTGGCaccaatatatataattaaattcgtCGAACTCTTCATTTGTTTTAATTTGTGAACAGAGAATTATACAAAATCTTAAAGCCACACAGATTTAAATATTTTGGATTTATAAATTAGATAACTTATTTG
The Primulina tabacum isolate GXHZ01 chromosome 9, ASM2559414v2, whole genome shotgun sequence DNA segment above includes these coding regions:
- the LOC142556868 gene encoding NAC domain-containing protein 19-like, whose protein sequence is MEERNGEVDDILLPGFRFHPTDEELVGFYLKKKIQQKPLSIELIKQLDIYKFDPWDLPKLAATGEKEWYFYCPRDRKYRNSTRPNRVTGAGFWKATGTDRPIYSSEGSKCIGLKKSLVFYKGRATKGIKTDWMMHEFRLPSVSDSALSTRYLDKLQIPANEAWAICRIFKKANSNTQRAISNSWESPASDTNPVLVNKIEFSSSNVTCSDQTKYPPVGFSFSGSDVQQLSAASFSLPQPCKLVYDQMEDKPNQISIFHGYTSDPVSQCTINDTSNSLLLENISRSMLEYFDTGSDITDFSTLSEQCHHISAVFAEDAQGNLGQREELVQNHVEQFDVNMGFGFSFPSSLGDAWRSNLLWDSSPCPSELSANYSTDNLDEAMKRNQESMFAEEQATLQEREENAEGQQSRIEETQPLSSEENMDMGEM